One window from the genome of Verrucomicrobiia bacterium encodes:
- a CDS encoding FtsQ-type POTRA domain-containing protein, translating into MWARRKPKNRRLGREHVLDVKLRSSQVRAARLRLAAMALAVVFATVLGAYSLWRAGGWALDRLVYQNKAFAITHIDIQTDGVIAVDQLRRWTGVQVGDNLLALDLARVKRDLELVSLVKCASVERILPRTLRIRVTEREPLAQINTFRPRPSGGIETAVFQLDEEGYVIVPLDPRQRAPSAGGPADPLPTIVGLRAADIQTGRTNASPQVQDAVQLLAAFEKSDMTGLVDIKSVDVSSPDVLVATTDQGSVITFGVTELDRQLRRWQCINDLGHKMNKVIATLDLAVSNNIPACWLEASALPPARPKSPKHLRRKHV; encoded by the coding sequence ATGTGGGCCCGACGGAAACCGAAGAACCGCCGCCTTGGCCGCGAGCACGTGCTGGACGTAAAGCTGCGTTCGAGCCAGGTGCGCGCCGCGCGTTTGCGCCTGGCGGCTATGGCCTTGGCGGTGGTATTTGCCACTGTCCTGGGCGCCTACTCCCTCTGGAGAGCGGGGGGCTGGGCCCTGGATCGGCTGGTCTATCAGAACAAGGCCTTTGCCATCACCCATATCGACATTCAGACGGATGGCGTGATTGCGGTGGACCAACTCCGCCGCTGGACCGGTGTGCAGGTTGGCGACAACCTGCTGGCCCTTGACCTGGCTCGAGTGAAACGTGATTTGGAATTGGTCTCACTCGTCAAATGCGCGTCGGTCGAGCGAATCCTGCCGCGTACACTGCGCATTCGGGTGACGGAACGCGAACCTCTGGCGCAGATCAATACCTTCCGCCCTCGCCCCTCTGGCGGTATCGAGACCGCCGTCTTCCAGTTGGATGAGGAGGGTTACGTCATTGTGCCGCTCGACCCCCGGCAACGCGCCCCGTCAGCCGGAGGTCCGGCCGATCCGCTGCCCACCATTGTGGGTCTGCGCGCCGCCGACATCCAGACTGGCCGCACCAATGCATCGCCACAGGTCCAGGACGCCGTCCAGTTGCTCGCGGCCTTCGAAAAATCCGACATGACCGGCCTGGTCGATATTAAGAGCGTTGACGTCTCCTCCCCGGATGTCCTGGTTGCCACCACCGACCAGGGCAGCGTCATCACCTTTGGCGTCACGGAGTTGGACCGGCAATTGCGCCGATGGCAGTGCATCAATGATTTGGGTCACAAGATGAACAAAGTCATCGCCACTCTCGACCTGGCCGTTAGCAATAATATTCCCGCCTGCTGGCTGGAGGCCAGCGCGCTGCCTCCGGCCCGTCCCAAATCCCCCAAACACCTCAGGAGAAAACATGTTTGA
- a CDS encoding D-alanine--D-alanine ligase — MNITVMSGGPSAEREVSLRSGAAVARALRARGHQVWELDPVTEDWQLAHETEVVFLALHGTYGEDGTVQQRLEELGVPYTGCGPEASRIGFDKALTKQHCMAAGVPTPRFVVIDSSTASWPLGWNPPVVLKPLRQGSSVGLQFVERVADWSKALAEAMRFDSQVLVEEKINGRETTVGILGGQPLPLVEVRPGSGIYDYQTKYTAGSTEYLCPAPFSQETTARIQAAGLDAFRVIGGRDYGRVDVMVRANDEPLVLEVNTLPGMTETSLLPKAAAAAGLTYGELCQRMIDLAMKRAKAVTTG, encoded by the coding sequence ATGAACATTACGGTCATGTCAGGCGGCCCGAGCGCCGAACGCGAGGTCTCGCTCCGCTCGGGCGCAGCCGTCGCCCGGGCCCTGCGCGCCCGGGGGCACCAGGTCTGGGAACTTGATCCGGTTACGGAAGACTGGCAGCTCGCTCACGAGACCGAGGTTGTTTTTCTGGCCTTGCACGGAACCTATGGTGAGGATGGCACGGTGCAGCAGCGCCTCGAGGAATTGGGCGTGCCTTATACCGGCTGCGGTCCCGAGGCCAGCCGCATCGGGTTTGACAAGGCCCTGACAAAACAGCATTGCATGGCAGCGGGCGTGCCCACGCCCCGCTTTGTCGTCATCGATTCGTCCACTGCCAGTTGGCCATTAGGCTGGAACCCACCGGTCGTTCTCAAACCCTTGCGGCAGGGCTCCAGCGTCGGCCTGCAATTCGTCGAACGCGTTGCCGACTGGAGCAAGGCCCTGGCCGAGGCGATGCGGTTCGATTCGCAGGTCCTGGTGGAAGAGAAAATCAACGGACGCGAGACGACGGTGGGGATTTTAGGCGGGCAACCATTGCCGTTGGTCGAGGTGCGGCCAGGGAGTGGAATTTATGATTACCAGACAAAATATACCGCCGGCTCGACCGAGTATCTATGCCCCGCGCCTTTTAGCCAGGAAACGACGGCGCGGATTCAGGCGGCTGGCCTGGACGCTTTCCGCGTCATTGGCGGGCGCGATTACGGGCGGGTCGATGTGATGGTTCGGGCAAACGACGAGCCGCTGGTGCTCGAGGTCAATACCCTGCCCGGCATGACTGAAACGAGCCTGTTGCCCAAAGCCGCTGCCGCCGCCGGCCTGACCTACGGCGAGCTTTGCCAGCGCATGATTGACCTGGCCATGAAGCGCGCCAAAGCCGTGACCACTGGATAA